One stretch of Streptomyces hygroscopicus DNA includes these proteins:
- a CDS encoding histidine kinase, translating into MREIVRGSYKPVRDCQKYPEVLWLSGLPDDRLRRDPDGDRTLLKVAHRPPRPAPVLPEVLAGWVDPEAAALATPEAPPLAESGPGQGWQEDENGDLFEVSEIRREEAHDVLRAYTRWLEAWRKWSEKERVDRPYRELHQQLYRMATRVQQDGEEYEAVLGAGFLTVGAARPSARIARHILTASLILTVNSTNMSITVALAPGDPARLEDSEFLGADEGYSTRLLSPLRDRVDAEGFHPLSRDSQDVLGDWSERAFGTDRAVAFHRGWGRPPADPALPVPTLGFAPAIILRPRGQGALVNFYDGIANRLAQPGAIAPLGLAQLLYRLEAEDRRVWGTAGGRDVPPALGPDPLFPLLSNEAQREVLKRLQTDTGVVVQGPPGTGKTHTIANLVCALLADGKRVLVTSEKGQALKVLRQQLPAELRSLCVLQGDRRQDGSDDLEQSVRALSQLSATQSTERLDVRIKGHEALRSELSDTRARLRDELRAVREAEWYEHVDVAPGYKGRLAEIVETVAAGAPTYDWMPALPTSAPREPSLSQDEAQRLLGLVSRHGAGVLDEHAARCPDPADFVAPVLFEEAVNALDTAVRSCAEVSSDTLSLELANQGPDLIATLVELLDAAEHALQSEGLPGEPAAWSPDEWTTRALRDGMGGQRQQLWDGVRRSAARAEEVQSMLQRIHFAVLDVPDVALAEESRLIAAGRDLEQFLRGGGKLRKLAPKAVQKEAQVLLRDCRVDGRLPSTPDEISALVAHLAARQCVRQLNERWQSVGVPAAEGSTEVALSELLDRVPTLRAVDGFTQSVRTVHDVLLKARIKATVRTAQQWENVRTSANGAERLLRAREAEEKLRSIAEQLPRPDARGVAGLAEVHRAVAARDARAYASAIDSLTERSTERPIAGRPANSWTDCPRTIRNWPGVSPSPRPRRLGRPAS; encoded by the coding sequence ATGCGCGAAATCGTCCGAGGTTCGTACAAGCCGGTGCGGGACTGCCAGAAGTATCCGGAGGTTCTCTGGCTTTCGGGCTTGCCGGACGACAGGCTCCGGCGGGACCCGGATGGCGACCGGACGCTGCTCAAGGTGGCACACCGACCGCCTCGCCCCGCTCCTGTGCTGCCCGAGGTACTTGCGGGGTGGGTCGATCCCGAGGCCGCCGCCCTCGCGACGCCCGAAGCACCACCGCTGGCCGAGTCGGGACCGGGTCAGGGCTGGCAGGAGGACGAGAACGGAGACCTGTTCGAGGTCTCCGAGATCCGCCGGGAGGAAGCGCACGACGTGCTGCGCGCCTACACGCGATGGCTTGAGGCGTGGCGCAAGTGGTCCGAAAAAGAGCGCGTTGACCGGCCGTACCGGGAACTCCACCAGCAGCTGTACCGAATGGCAACCAGGGTTCAGCAGGACGGCGAGGAATACGAGGCGGTACTGGGCGCCGGATTCCTGACCGTCGGAGCCGCACGTCCGTCAGCGCGTATCGCCCGGCATATTCTGACGGCGTCGCTGATACTCACCGTGAATTCCACGAATATGTCCATCACTGTCGCTCTCGCACCTGGCGATCCCGCGCGGCTAGAGGACAGCGAGTTCCTAGGGGCGGACGAGGGCTATAGCACCCGTCTGCTGAGCCCGCTGCGGGACCGTGTCGACGCGGAAGGGTTCCATCCGCTGTCTCGTGACTCCCAGGACGTGCTCGGCGACTGGTCGGAGAGGGCATTCGGCACCGATCGGGCAGTGGCGTTCCACCGTGGCTGGGGCCGTCCGCCCGCCGACCCGGCGCTGCCGGTGCCCACGCTTGGGTTCGCGCCGGCGATCATTCTCCGCCCGCGGGGCCAGGGCGCCCTCGTGAACTTCTACGACGGCATCGCCAACCGCCTCGCCCAGCCCGGTGCCATCGCTCCGCTGGGCCTGGCTCAGTTGCTGTACCGGCTGGAAGCGGAGGACCGCAGGGTGTGGGGTACAGCAGGGGGGCGCGATGTGCCGCCCGCTCTCGGTCCCGACCCGCTGTTCCCGCTGCTGTCGAACGAAGCCCAGCGGGAGGTGCTGAAGCGTCTTCAGACCGATACCGGCGTCGTCGTTCAGGGGCCGCCCGGCACGGGAAAGACGCACACCATCGCCAACCTCGTGTGCGCCTTGCTGGCGGACGGCAAGCGAGTGCTCGTGACGAGTGAGAAGGGCCAGGCGCTGAAGGTTCTGCGGCAGCAACTGCCCGCCGAGCTGCGTAGCCTGTGCGTCCTCCAGGGCGACCGGCGCCAGGACGGCAGCGACGACCTGGAACAGTCCGTGCGCGCGCTCTCCCAGCTCAGTGCCACCCAGTCGACGGAGCGTCTCGACGTAAGGATCAAGGGCCATGAGGCGCTGCGCTCGGAACTGTCGGACACCCGCGCGCGGCTCCGTGACGAACTCCGCGCTGTTCGTGAGGCGGAGTGGTACGAACACGTCGACGTGGCACCTGGTTACAAAGGGCGGCTTGCGGAGATCGTGGAGACCGTCGCTGCCGGTGCACCGACGTACGACTGGATGCCCGCCCTGCCCACCTCGGCACCGCGAGAACCTTCGCTGAGCCAGGACGAGGCCCAGCGCCTGCTGGGTCTGGTGTCCCGGCACGGGGCCGGAGTCCTGGACGAGCACGCCGCCCGCTGCCCGGACCCCGCGGACTTCGTGGCACCCGTGCTGTTCGAAGAAGCTGTCAACGCCCTGGACACCGCTGTGCGCTCCTGCGCCGAAGTCTCCTCCGACACGCTTTCCCTCGAACTCGCGAATCAGGGACCCGATCTGATCGCGACGTTGGTAGAACTGCTGGACGCGGCGGAACACGCACTTCAGAGCGAGGGGCTGCCAGGCGAGCCGGCCGCTTGGTCCCCCGACGAATGGACCACTCGTGCCCTGCGGGACGGGATGGGCGGCCAACGCCAACAGCTGTGGGATGGAGTGCGCCGGTCAGCCGCCCGCGCCGAGGAAGTGCAGAGCATGCTTCAGCGCATCCACTTTGCCGTGCTCGACGTACCTGACGTGGCGCTTGCCGAGGAATCACGTCTCATTGCCGCTGGGAGGGACCTCGAACAGTTCCTGCGCGGCGGCGGCAAGCTGCGCAAGCTGGCTCCGAAGGCGGTGCAGAAGGAAGCCCAAGTCCTTCTCCGGGATTGTCGAGTGGACGGGCGACTGCCCAGTACGCCGGACGAGATCTCCGCACTGGTGGCTCACCTGGCGGCACGCCAGTGCGTCCGGCAGCTGAACGAGCGCTGGCAGAGTGTCGGCGTGCCCGCTGCCGAGGGCTCCACGGAGGTGGCTCTTTCGGAGTTGTTGGACCGGGTGCCGACGCTCCGCGCGGTGGACGGGTTCACCCAGTCCGTACGTACGGTGCACGATGTCCTGCTCAAGGCGCGGATCAAGGCCACGGTGCGGACGGCGCAGCAGTGGGAAAACGTCCGGACGTCGGCGAACGGTGCGGAACGGCTGCTCCGTGCCCGTGAGGCGGAGGAGAAGCTGCGGTCTATCGCCGAGCAGCTGCCGCGGCCCGATGCCCGCGGCGTGGCCGGACTGGCGGAGGTGCATCGGGCCGTCGCCGCCCGTGATGCGCGGGCGTACGCGTCCGCGATCGACTCACTGACCGAGCGTTCCACCGAGAGGCCGATCGCCGGGAGGCCCGCAAACTCCTGGACCGACTGTCCGAGGACCATCCGGAACTGGCCCGGCGTTTCACCGAGTCCCCGACCGAGGCGGCTTGGGAGACCCGCCTCGTGA
- a CDS encoding DNA helicase: MNLDGAWAWRRARTFQDTKLTPGREAKLEGELEAVEAQLKNTVTQLAADRALYHCLDRMTAGQKQALSAYASAMGNAGKGMTALGKRHLKNARSAMREARAAVPAWVMPIKQVAEMIDPEPDAFDVVIVDEASQVGLDGLMLLWLAPRIIVVGDDKQCVPFYTGGKHERFDERLDSLLPHLIDWQRDGLSPKSNLYALLSARFTETIRLTEHFRCMPEIIKWSSAQFYPDNELVPLRQYGADRLRPLEVVHVHEGHCEGRRETLVNRPEAERIVAKLQELAEDEAYAKRSFGVIVLRSGHQTRLLENLIDTRIDPAIRERHNIRVGTAEQFQGDERDVILLSLVIDADNTRALTGQGDGRRFNVAASRARDQMWLFTSVTPDQLRSRDLRHSLLTYMQAPPELQGTSPSLSAVSTDEQCEPFESLFEQRVFCKIKKRGYHVVPQWKVSGKRIDLVVVGEAGRLAVECDGSPYHSTPDQIRDDYERERELRRAGWQFWRVRSSEFALSPEDSLAPLWKRLDALGIRPGVTEEGQGDTGNGWAPVEMDDADLTTDELDAMLDEDASVSLEGA, from the coding sequence GTGAACCTGGACGGAGCCTGGGCATGGCGGCGTGCGCGTACCTTCCAGGACACGAAGCTGACACCCGGCAGGGAAGCCAAGCTGGAAGGAGAACTGGAAGCGGTCGAGGCGCAGTTGAAAAACACGGTGACCCAGCTTGCGGCCGACCGAGCGCTGTACCACTGCCTGGACCGGATGACAGCCGGACAGAAGCAGGCGCTGAGTGCCTACGCGTCGGCCATGGGAAACGCAGGCAAGGGAATGACAGCACTCGGCAAGCGGCATCTGAAGAACGCCCGTTCCGCGATGCGTGAGGCGCGTGCGGCGGTCCCGGCCTGGGTGATGCCGATCAAGCAGGTCGCCGAAATGATCGATCCCGAGCCGGACGCCTTCGACGTCGTCATCGTGGACGAGGCGAGCCAGGTCGGTCTGGACGGACTGATGCTGCTGTGGCTCGCTCCGAGGATCATCGTCGTGGGTGACGACAAGCAGTGTGTCCCCTTCTACACGGGCGGCAAGCACGAGCGGTTCGACGAACGCCTCGACTCACTCCTGCCCCATCTCATCGACTGGCAGCGGGACGGGCTCAGCCCCAAGTCCAACCTCTATGCCCTGTTGTCCGCCCGTTTCACCGAGACGATTCGACTCACCGAGCACTTCCGGTGCATGCCGGAGATCATCAAGTGGTCCTCCGCTCAGTTCTATCCCGACAACGAACTCGTGCCGCTGCGGCAGTACGGAGCGGACCGGTTGCGACCCCTCGAAGTCGTCCATGTCCATGAAGGCCACTGCGAAGGGCGACGAGAGACTCTGGTCAACAGGCCCGAGGCCGAGCGCATCGTCGCCAAGTTGCAGGAACTCGCGGAGGACGAGGCGTACGCGAAACGGAGTTTCGGAGTCATCGTGCTCCGATCCGGGCACCAGACCAGGCTGCTGGAGAATCTCATCGACACGCGGATCGACCCCGCGATTCGTGAGCGGCACAACATACGAGTCGGCACGGCCGAACAGTTCCAGGGGGACGAACGGGACGTCATCCTGCTCTCGCTGGTCATCGACGCCGACAACACCCGGGCCCTGACCGGCCAGGGCGATGGAAGGCGGTTCAACGTGGCCGCCAGCCGGGCTCGCGACCAGATGTGGCTGTTCACATCCGTCACACCGGACCAGCTGCGCAGCAGGGACCTGCGCCACTCCCTGCTCACCTATATGCAGGCGCCGCCGGAACTCCAGGGCACCTCTCCCAGCCTGTCAGCTGTCTCAACCGACGAGCAGTGCGAGCCATTCGAGTCTCTGTTCGAGCAGCGAGTCTTCTGCAAGATCAAGAAACGCGGCTACCACGTCGTCCCCCAGTGGAAAGTCAGCGGCAAGCGCATCGACCTCGTCGTCGTCGGAGAAGCAGGCCGCCTCGCCGTGGAGTGCGACGGTAGCCCGTATCACTCCACCCCCGACCAGATCCGTGACGACTACGAGCGAGAGCGGGAACTGCGCCGGGCGGGATGGCAGTTCTGGCGCGTACGCAGCAGCGAGTTCGCCCTGTCTCCGGAGGATTCGCTGGCGCCGTTGTGGAAGCGTCTTGACGCTCTGGGTATCCGGCCCGGAGTCACCGAGGAGGGCCAGGGCGACACGGGGAACGGTTGGGCCCCGGTCGAGATGGACGATGCCGACCTCACCACTGACGAACTCGACGCCATGCTCGATGAGGATGCGTCCGTCTCTCTCGAAGGAGCCTGA
- a CDS encoding UDP-N-acetylmuramoylalanyl-D-glutamyl-2,6-diaminopimelate/D-alanyl-D-alanyl ligase has translation MTETDGEPTEAAGGRRIAVLGEMLELGDEAVEAHREIGRFAAEAGVDFVLAVGGDLAKQLALAAGAAGVPEIGIVRDNKTAAAYLESILRPDDVVLVKASRGGQLWQIAQALTGQAVTSL, from the coding sequence ATGACCGAGACAGACGGCGAGCCCACCGAGGCCGCAGGCGGCCGAAGGATCGCCGTACTCGGAGAGATGCTGGAGCTGGGCGACGAGGCAGTGGAAGCCCACCGCGAGATCGGGCGCTTCGCGGCGGAAGCCGGCGTCGATTTCGTCTTGGCGGTCGGCGGAGACCTCGCCAAACAGCTCGCCCTCGCGGCAGGCGCCGCAGGGGTTCCCGAGATCGGAATCGTCCGCGACAACAAGACCGCTGCCGCCTACCTCGAATCCATCCTCCGCCCCGATGACGTTGTGCTCGTCAAGGCGTCCCGCGGCGGCCAGCTCTGGCAGATCGCCCAGGCACTCACCGGACAGGCCGTCACAAGCCTGTGA
- a CDS encoding D-alanyl-alanine synthetase A: MTLFLSPSSDRAVRKAAEDLRAWGQSRQGLGVALIYGPVSAEDRLYHSKCPVEQRSVTALAGALEEIGARWKVLDPCEPDFIMDLVGYDVVLSNLHGPYGEDGRLQGLLDYLRVPYCGSGVGASAVAADKILCKRVMRTLGIPTPGWHVWTSGPATWKGRPVMVKPPFGGSSVGMSLVHSRAELPAALAGAAVDEGAAVLVEDYVSGTPLTVGLLELPGGSVIVFPPLATEANEAEFYDADTKIDVDSRGTVTVHAAKLAPDVLERITRDVRTLWDGIGLRGSARIDLVLTEDGEPYVLEVNSTPGMSRDSNFAVGAAMVGLTHTDVVLAMLHEALARPPYDVPLPAPAFSSATLTREAAVSP, encoded by the coding sequence ATGACTCTCTTCCTCAGCCCCAGCTCGGATCGCGCGGTGCGGAAGGCCGCCGAGGACCTTCGCGCATGGGGACAGAGCCGTCAGGGCCTCGGTGTCGCCCTGATCTACGGGCCCGTGTCCGCCGAAGACCGACTCTACCACTCGAAGTGCCCCGTCGAGCAGCGATCCGTCACCGCCCTGGCCGGGGCGCTGGAGGAGATCGGCGCCCGCTGGAAGGTGCTGGACCCGTGCGAACCGGACTTCATCATGGATCTGGTCGGGTACGACGTGGTCCTCTCCAACCTCCACGGGCCGTACGGGGAGGACGGCCGATTGCAGGGCCTGCTCGACTACCTTCGCGTGCCCTACTGCGGCAGCGGGGTCGGGGCATCCGCGGTGGCCGCCGACAAGATCCTCTGCAAGCGGGTGATGCGGACTCTCGGCATCCCCACGCCTGGCTGGCATGTCTGGACCAGTGGCCCAGCGACCTGGAAGGGCCGCCCCGTGATGGTCAAGCCGCCCTTCGGTGGGTCCAGCGTGGGCATGAGCCTCGTACACAGCCGGGCCGAGCTACCCGCAGCCCTGGCAGGCGCCGCCGTCGACGAGGGCGCGGCCGTGCTCGTGGAGGACTACGTGAGCGGCACGCCGCTGACCGTGGGGCTGCTGGAGCTTCCGGGCGGCTCCGTCATCGTCTTCCCGCCACTGGCCACCGAAGCCAACGAAGCCGAGTTCTACGACGCCGACACGAAGATCGACGTGGATTCCAGGGGCACCGTAACCGTGCACGCCGCCAAGCTGGCGCCCGATGTGCTGGAAAGGATCACCAGGGACGTCCGGACCCTGTGGGACGGGATCGGGCTGCGCGGTTCAGCCCGTATCGACTTGGTCCTCACCGAGGACGGCGAGCCGTACGTGCTGGAAGTCAACAGCACGCCGGGCATGTCCCGTGACAGCAACTTCGCGGTAGGGGCGGCGATGGTCGGGCTCACGCACACGGATGTCGTCTTGGCGATGCTGCACGAGGCCCTGGCCCGCCCGCCATACGATGTGCCCCTGCCCGCTCCCGCGTTCTCCAGCGCCACACTGACGCGGGAGGCTGCCGTCTCCCCGTAG
- a CDS encoding Diaminopimelate epimerase, whose protein sequence is MRFRKIHGAGNDFVLLSGHEPDDDKDWSKEAERLCARRTGVGADGLVLSRLVSEDPAVLDVACFNADGSITTMCGNALRCSAWAARHDHGFQQMSLRMAGVVHEAVVSDDSVWVTVEVSEILPRRLQTVINGRPTWIDSAHTGTEHVVAIVGNVDAIDAVVVGRIIRHHPDLAPLGTNVNFVQSAGHQALKIRTYERGVEAETLSCGSGAVAAVVVATMRGLVAPRAVTVHNRAGEPLTVRPHDAQPNRTQWVGGPVTHTFEGVLA, encoded by the coding sequence ATGCGCTTTCGCAAGATCCACGGAGCGGGAAACGACTTTGTCCTGCTCTCCGGCCACGAACCGGACGACGACAAGGACTGGTCCAAGGAGGCCGAGCGCCTATGTGCCAGACGTACCGGCGTAGGCGCGGATGGGCTGGTCCTCAGCCGATTGGTCAGCGAGGACCCCGCCGTCCTCGACGTCGCCTGCTTCAACGCGGACGGGTCGATCACAACGATGTGCGGCAATGCCCTGCGGTGCTCCGCCTGGGCCGCTCGCCACGATCACGGCTTCCAGCAGATGAGTCTCCGCATGGCCGGAGTCGTGCACGAGGCGGTCGTGTCGGACGACTCCGTGTGGGTCACGGTCGAGGTGAGCGAAATCCTCCCCCGGCGCTTACAAACGGTCATCAACGGCAGGCCGACCTGGATCGACAGCGCCCACACCGGCACGGAGCACGTCGTAGCCATCGTGGGCAACGTGGACGCCATCGACGCGGTAGTGGTCGGTCGCATCATCCGTCACCATCCCGACCTGGCCCCGCTGGGCACGAACGTCAACTTCGTTCAATCCGCCGGCCACCAGGCGCTGAAGATCCGCACCTACGAACGCGGTGTCGAGGCGGAAACCCTGTCGTGCGGCAGCGGGGCAGTGGCAGCCGTCGTCGTCGCGACCATGCGCGGGCTCGTCGCACCACGCGCCGTCACCGTTCACAACCGCGCCGGAGAACCGCTCACGGTCCGGCCCCACGACGCCCAGCCGAACCGAACGCAGTGGGTCGGCGGCCCGGTCACCCACACCTTCGAAGGGGTACTCGCATGA
- a CDS encoding helix-turn-helix domain protein: protein MYVEWRKMERHGLKWAQESVVPLWERTERFRIYSPWLIPGPVQTASYITALLTSIRNRRGVIDDVPAAVKVRVEKQQVVYGKRKFAILLEESVLRYRIGGTEVMAGQLGYLLSVMALPSVSIGIIPQDADRSGLWPVEGFFLYDDEQVNVELISAHLTVVQKNELAMYARTFGELAELAVYGPAARELITAAIESLG from the coding sequence ATGTACGTCGAGTGGCGCAAGATGGAACGCCATGGACTCAAGTGGGCACAGGAGTCCGTGGTTCCTCTCTGGGAGCGCACCGAACGCTTTCGCATCTACTCACCCTGGCTCATCCCCGGCCCCGTGCAGACGGCCTCGTACATCACCGCACTTCTGACCTCTATCCGGAACCGCCGAGGAGTCATCGACGACGTACCGGCGGCCGTAAAGGTGCGCGTGGAGAAGCAACAGGTCGTCTACGGGAAGCGTAAGTTCGCCATCCTCCTGGAAGAGAGCGTCCTTCGGTACCGCATCGGCGGCACTGAGGTGATGGCGGGCCAGCTCGGCTATCTCCTCAGCGTCATGGCCCTCCCGTCGGTGAGCATCGGCATCATCCCCCAGGACGCCGACCGCTCCGGCTTGTGGCCCGTCGAGGGATTCTTCCTGTACGACGACGAGCAGGTGAACGTCGAACTGATCTCGGCCCATCTCACCGTCGTCCAGAAGAACGAGCTTGCCATGTATGCCAGAACCTTTGGCGAGCTGGCCGAACTTGCCGTCTACGGCCCCGCCGCGCGTGAACTCATCACCGCTGCCATCGAATCTCTAGGGTGA